TTTTATTCTATTTAGAGAGCTGTGAAAAGACGGAAAATGTTGAATTAGATTTAGAATTCCCTTATTATAGTTGCCAAATTATGGATTAGAGAGAATTTAGGATGGATGTGATGATTTATGGAGTATAGGATTGCTTAGTAAAGTCCTGTTGTCTTATGCAGTATCTATTTGGCATTTTTACCGTACTTAGAACCCATAGGTCGGGGATTTTCATTCcatatatatcttttaattttttgatgcaGGTTCTGGTGCTTAGCATAGCTGTGATTCATCTGGGAGATGATTGAAGTTTACCGGACTCctgttttatattttgtttaggatctctcctttttttattttgaaaaacttatatGTATGTAATTTCATTTTGAAAACTCATCTATAGAGGTCTTGATGTATATTTTGGGAGAGTTAGGAAATACTGTTGTCAACTGATTTTCATTACTGTAACCCTAGCCGACCTAAACTTCGCAGGTCGTGACTAGTGGCTATCATATTTTACCCTATTTTTCTGAACATGCTATATTTCGTTACGTGTATGTTTGTGCTCGCgattttctttaattccttttatattagggtattacattatggtatcagagtagttcgtctacgtgagcctgagggatggactgctTATGGTTCAATGCATACTCTGAATTGTGCCTGTGCTATTTAGGATATCTAATTGATATGTTTAGCATGAAGTTCATGAGTATACTTTTGGGATATTAAAACTGATAaccttgatatcacttgttttgTATGGATAAGACCCCAATGGCAACTCATAGACAGGGTCAAGGACGGAGAGAAAATGAGGATCCCACTTCTTCTGGCAGTCAAGCTGAATTCTTGGCGGTTATGACCCAACTCGTTAACACGTGCAAGCGAGCACGGCGGCTACAAACCAAGCTATGGAAAGAATGAATGAGAATGGTAACAGGCTCAGAGGAAACTTGGCTATAGGAGGTCCGATGACCTTGGCAACCTTTTTGAAAGTCAATCCCCCTATCTTTAGAGGATCAACTAATCCGACAAAAGCCGACAACTGGTTTAGAGCGATAGAAAGAGCACTGCAAGCGCAGCATGTACCTGAGGATCAATTGGTGGAACTTGCCGCTTATCAGCTAGCTAGAGAAGCACAACACAGGTGATAAGAAACTTACCATTTTTTGCAGCAAGGAAATGGGAATGAGGCAATCACCTATGAGGTTTTTAGAGAGaaattctataagaagtacttccCGAATTCTGTGAGATAAGCTAAGGAATTGGAGCTACTTCAAATGATTTGACTCTGATGCTCAACTTCCCTTCCATTCTTTGTCCTTCCTCCCTTTTCTGCTATCCTCTATTGTCACGTCCTCCACCACCATCGACCTCTAGAACCCTCGCATATTCTCCAATTCTTCCAGATCCACACCGGGACCCAAATTCATTTGATCTTATATGTTCGATCCTTTTATGTTTCTCCAGAACTACCTCTAATCTGCAATACTATCACCATTCACTTGTTGATTttcatgttatatatatatatatatatatatatgtatgtatccAAAACATATTGTTTTGTCTTCTCTTTCACTCGATCATGGACTTCTATAGCCTCTCAAGGAGAGAGCTTCAAACCGTCTGCAAGAAGAACAAGATTCCAGCTAATATTACCAATGTCGACATGGCTGACGCTCTCTCGACTCTTCCCTATGTAACGATTCTACTCTTTTCTTCATACTCcattctttcatttttcttagaTCATCTCAATTGTGTGtcattacaaaattttattgttattctgttcaattttgatttttttaatttcgaaATACCCTTTTGTAAATATGTAAAGAAGGaacaatcaaccaaaattttatttgattgttTTTTGTTAAATGAATTTCTTTTTTTCGATTTGGTTCAAGTTGAAGGATTGTATGAGTTTTTGAATCCAATTAAAGCTAAAAAAGGAGCTGAAACACCGAATCATGCGTGGTGTGACTTCTAGAATCGCAATTCGAAAGAAACATGTTCAAGAAGAACCACAAAGCTCAAAGGTGGTATCTTCGCAAAGGCCTCAGCGTGGGACTAGAAGAGTAGGAAATGGTGACAAAATGATTGCATCTGAGCAAGAGAATAAAGATGCCAATGTTTTAGTCATTCCTACTTTGAGGAAAAGGACTTTTGCAGTTTCTTTGAGTAAAAAGAAGGAAGTTGAGGCAgttgaagatgatgaaaataaaaacaaagacaaTGAAAAGATCATTGATTTGACCAAGACTACTGCTACTGTTTGCCTTGTTTGACGGTATGAATTGTTTAATGACGACCCTAAGTATGAAAATTGGAGTCGCCAGGGGACAGTGGCAACGATGGTCCGAGGTTTGGCAATGACAACATGTCTGGGGGTAGACCTTTTTCAAAGGCTTTTATTAAAATGACgcaattttagatttttataccAGAGACTCTTGTGTCTTTTTCGCACATGTGGACACTTAACTGTCATGTATGCGAATTTATGTACCTACTCAATACTTTTTGTTAGtcaattatgttaaaaaatcaACTAAAAACTGTTATATCtacccaaaaaaataaatataaaaatattcacttttaaaatttttaaaaatgaatttgggtaattatttttattttattttaaaagaagcCTATGGAAGTATGGATATTTCGCTCAAAAAATTAGCTCACGCCAACAGCAGCATAAGCTGTAAACCTTTTTGAAGAGTTGCTTGTGATACCAAACCAAGCCTTAAGTCACGTTCATTTCAAACTTCAAACTAAGTAGAAGGATACCTGCTATGGCTTCTAATCTTCCAACTATCGCTGCCGCAACGGCAAGGTCCGCTGCCACGACGACGTCGTTTCAGGAAAAACATCACCGTTCGGTCTTCGAGCTCTCACCTAGCGTCTTCGACTCTTGCTACTTTCTACCTTCTACTCACTCTTCGATTTACGAGCCCAACGACAATGATCGTCGCAACGTAGGCCTTGAAACGCCCTCAAACAACGTCATCGCCGATGGTCCCCAAGACACCGTCGTTTCAGCGCCTAGGTGGACGTGCAACACCTGTAAGGCCCAATTCGATTCCCTCCAAGACCAGCGTTCGCATTTCAAATCTGATATTCATCGATTCAATGTGAGATTCAATAATTTCTTTAGAATTTTCAGTTTCAAAATTCACTCACAATTTTATATTCGCACTAAATATGGGTCAAATTTACCATACGCATGTTGTTTGTTGCTATAACGAAAAAAGTGATGTTCAAACATTTTTTGATTGGGGTACCTGAAATTGCAATTGTGTTATATTCTTGTTGTACTGTTCGGAATTTGTTCTCTTGTCAGTGAAAGAACTaaactatttaataattaaatatgagGTCCTGGAAATGCAATTGTATTTATGCATGTagcgttttttcttttttctggtGTAATGGAAATTTAATATGTTCTTTTGTAAGTTCACCATTCTAAGGTGAAggatgttttatttatttattcttatggATAGCCAAGTGAATGTTTGATGACAGGTGAAGCTGACAGTTGCGGGAAAGAATATTGTTAAGGAAGAGGATTTTGAGGTGTTgacatctgaatttgtcaaaGACTATGATGTTTCAAGCATATCAGGATCAGAGAGTGACAGCGACAGTGAAAATGAGTCTCAAAATCGCAATGAAGTGCGTGACAAATCAAGAGAAATTCTTAAACAAAAGCTATTTGTTGGTCTTCAATCAGGTCAAAGTGTTTCTCTCTGGAAGTGCTTGATTATGAATATGAGTGATGAGAATGGAAGTGCAGAGAACGAAGTGTGTGAGAGGTTGAAATCTCTGATTCTTGAGCCCAGGGATAATAGTCATTTGCGAATCGTACTGCTTGCATCTGGTGGACACTTTGCTGGTTGTGTCTTTGATGGTGATGCAGTTGTGGCTCACAAGACCTTTCACAGGTTAGGAAACAATTAATTCGGCTAAAATTTGAAGTAATAGTTTTTGCTTGACATGTTTGGCAGAGAGAATCTATTGCAACAGACATGCACAATGCACATGCCATTCTAACTGTTCCCATAAGGAATGTTGTActtggtttttatttttcctgGATGTTGTGAATGAGTTACGCTTGAGTTAACTATCAGAAACCTAATGCTTCTTGCTGACCTGTGATGTTGGAAGCCAATATTGTAAAGCTTGCATTACCTTTCGTTTGTAGCACCCTCATTTATCACTCTTGGGAGACTTGATGCAATCTTAATTCCTTACCAAACACTGGTGTTCATTCTGTGTTCTCAACTTCTGATGTATCAGTTATCAAATTGGAGTTTTCCAGATTTAATGCTCAATTATTGATTTATGATGTTGGCTTCTTGAAATTAGAATCTTTTAGAAGGGTTTAGATGCATCATCCATTCTGTATTTCCTTCTTGAGAACAAGGAAAATGTTTAAAGCTTTCCTTTAGGCATTGCGTTTCTCCAGTGCAATGCATGGGAATGAATTCTTGTTTGGCTTAATTAGATGGACGGTAACCGAAGATTTAGAGTTAAATTGAGTCCAAGAGAAAACTATTGGCAaacatttaaaaagatttagattttaatAGTTTGACTTTGACATGATTTTCTATGGGCTCTTCAGAGTCATTTGATCTGTGTTCAATTCTGCCTAGTGGGACAGGGTGTAGTTGTCATTGTTATTTTAGTTGTTATTCATGTTTTAGCTTTTCTGTTAACCATTAGATAAGTTATTATTGAATAGGTACAGTAATTTatgtaaaaatgaaaataagtaTTTTAAACCTCACCAATTCTTTCTAATATCACTAGTTCTTTTCATTGAATgagaatttttgaattatttatttttttgttattaatttctcATCATTCTTATGCAGATATGTTGTGAGGGCCAAGGCTGGAAAGAAACAATCATCAAAAGATGCTTCTGGAAGGGCTGCACATTCTGCTGGTGCTTCACTTCGTCGTCATAATGAACTTGCATTAAAAAAGGTATTATTGCATTCCTCACTTTATGCTATTAGGTGTTGTTTTGCAGTTTAATGTGGTTATTCTGAAATAGAACgagaaaaattgaatttaattaagtCAATTTATACGACTTTGGAACAAttagaaaattacaaaaatgaaactATTCGTTTTGAACAACAAAGAACGATTAATCAAGTCCGACAACGGGTTTTCTAACAAGCCTTACAAGGAGCTCTGGGAACGCTGAATAGTTGCTTGAACAACAAGTTACATTTACGTACCATCAGTGCTAATATTGGCATGTTTGGGGAAATGAAAGATATAAAATAACACATTAGTCCTTCTTCTTTAGTAAATTTAGAATACATGCATCATTTTTCTCTTCTAGAATTAACTTAAGAAGTACTCATGGTAACCATTCGTGCAGatgaaattagaaaattatcCGTGAACGTATTGAACAATATAATACCGAGGTAAAGATTATAAATACTGGTACTGTACTTCAAGTAGGTGACGGTATTGCTCGTATTTATGGTCTTGATAAAGTAATGGCGGGGGAGTTAGTGGAATTTGAGGAGGGTACCATAGGGATTGCTTTAAATTTGGAATCAAATAATGTTGGTGTTGTATTAATGGGAGATGGTTTGATGATACAAGAGGGAAGCTCGGTAAAAGCAACAGGAAGAATTGCTCAGATACCAGTAAGTGAGGCTTATTTGGGTCGTGTTATAAATGCCTTGGCTAAACCAATTGACAGTCGAGGAGAAACTTCATCTTCCGAATCTCGATTAATCGAATCTCCAGCTCCCGACATTATTTCGAGACGTTCCATATATGAGCCTCTTCAAACAGGACTTATTGCTAATGATTCAATGATCCCTATAGGGCGTGGTTAATGAGAATTAATTATTGGGGACAGACAAACAGGTAAGATAGCTGTAGCTACAGATACGATTCTCAATCAATAAGGACAAAATGTAATATATGTTTATGTAGTTATTGGTCAAAAAGCATCCTCTGTGGCTCAAGTGGTGACCATTTTACAAGAAAGGGGAGCAACGGAATACACTCTTATAATAGCCGAGAGCAGATCTATTTATAGTTTATCAATTTTGAGGTTGTTGTCTGATGATTGCTGTAACCAGTGACTTAATGCTGTTTAATTCATTTTGGGATATGGGAAGCTTGTGTTAATGGACCTCTAATGATTTCAAATTAGTTCAGTGAAGTATTCGTAAAATTTACTGGATTGATTTCATTTTAATTGAATGGGTAAAGAGTGCAAGTGTTGTCTGGCATTTTCGTATATTGAAAGATTATATATCACATAATAAAGTTTAAGAGCACGAAGAATATTTTAACATTGTTATGATTCAAGGTTATTTGGCAGAACTATTGGAGTAACTAGACAACAGACAGAAAGATAATATATTACTTGTGTGTAGAACTGTAGATTGTTGTGTTACAATAGAAAAGACGAATAGAGAGTAGAGTAATAAATATAAGGCATCTATCAACTATTCTCCATTAATGCATCATCTAAACTAATAGCCACTATCTAACAACAATATCTATTCTCATAACAAACATAAAGTATATGTATAGAATGGGTACAGACTAGGTTCTTGTAATTGTAGAATGTAGAATTAAGAATTCTGAATGTCATGTTTGATTCTGTGTAGATTTATAAATTGTTATATAATGAAGTAATGTACTCAACAAATTGTTATTCCAAATATGATACTGATAATTGGCCCTAGCAGTTGTCTTTGTATGTGAAAAATGGGATTTGATTTGACTTTTAAATTAAAGCTTGTTTTGGATTGTTAAAAAATAGGAAATGAATTAGGTTTTAAAATTTCTTGGGTTTTAGTGTTTCAAAAGTCTGGTCAAATATGATGCCATTTCTCCCAATTTAACTTCAAATAGATGGACTATTTCATCCTTACTTTTGGTTTCTATCTCTCATAGAGCTCATGCCTAACAGACTGGATTGCGGGCTATTTGAGGGTAAAACGTATTTTaaagttataaaataaataaattaatttcaccTTAAATGCATATTCCAAATATAAGAATTGATTCTAAAATCAATTCAACTGAAAATTTGTATGAAGAATCCTAACGTAAAATGATAAGATTTTATTTCTAGCTGTTCTGTTCAAACCAAATAAAATCATTTCCAGCTTTTAGTGATTCCATTTATGGGTCATGAATTTAACAAATTAACTCGTATTCTTCTTCCTCCAATTTGACTTTGCAATCATTCCTGTTAAAACTAAATGCAGAAAAATGCATGCTTATTTCTTATCTCATTCATGCCATACTGATATTTATTCTGGATGGGCATTCCAATATTTTAGGAAGTTCAAGAACTGCTTACTTCTTGGCGACCTTATTTTGATGCTTCCAAATGCATTTTTATAAATGCACCTTCAAGTAGTCGTCAATTGTTCTATAATGGAGAAAAATCACTCTTTTCCAATCCGCATTGTGCTATCAGAAATATTCCTTTCACTGTTCGGAGGCCTACTTTTAGGGAAGCAAAACGTGTATATAGCCAGTTGACTCAAGTATCCTTTGAAACGGATGAGAAGGAAACATTACAAAGCAACCAAGAGGGCTTAATATCAATTCCAACTGCTGTAAGAAATACAGACCTACTCTCCAGCGAAGGGGACATGAT
The genomic region above belongs to Arachis duranensis cultivar V14167 chromosome 3, aradu.V14167.gnm2.J7QH, whole genome shotgun sequence and contains:
- the LOC107478432 gene encoding uncharacterized protein LOC107478432 — encoded protein: MASNLPTIAAATARSAATTTSFQEKHHRSVFELSPSVFDSCYFLPSTHSSIYEPNDNDRRNVGLETPSNNVIADGPQDTVVSAPRWTCNTCKAQFDSLQDQRSHFKSDIHRFNVKLTVAGKNIVKEEDFEVLTSEFVKDYDVSSISGSESDSDSENESQNRNEVRDKSREILKQKLFVGLQSGQSVSLWKCLIMNMSDENGSAENEVCERLKSLILEPRDNSHLRIVLLASGGHFAGCVFDGDAVVAHKTFHRYVVRAKAGKKQSSKDASGRAAHSAGASLRRHNELALKKEVQELLTSWRPYFDASKCIFINAPSSSRQLFYNGEKSLFSNPHCAIRNIPFTVRRPTFREAKRVYSQLTQVSFETDEKETLQSNQEGLISIPTAVRNTDLLSSEGDMIELDNKDEAKASSSKKDAQPVLSDEESENELPGISTPLHQAAKSGDAHNVMELLEQGLDPCIKDERGRTPYMLANEKEVRNIFRRFMASNPDKWDWHAAKVPSALTKEMEESQAAKQAEKEAKRKARAKELKKLKKAKEKRAQAEAALLKNDSKAAEKQMTAPASSKGQSQSKSGVKISKEEEIRRAQAEEREKRAAAAERRIAALKIQENCSTSTHAISEPKGGLAGEIYCSCCNSSLAGKVPFHRYNYNYCSTSCMHVHREFLEDG